In the Advenella kashmirensis WT001 genome, one interval contains:
- a CDS encoding D-2-hydroxyacid dehydrogenase: MSSSARIVFLDRATLPDFIALKAFEFEHEVIAYDQTAPADVAQRIRNAQIVITNKVPVSAQDVAQAGELKLVAVAATGTNIVDIEACRDKGIVVTNIRNYAVNTVPEHTLALIFALRRSLLPYHRSVGQGRWAQSGQFCYFDYPVSDLADSTIGIFGSGALGSAVARRAQALGMKVLFAARKGETEVKETHTPFEEVIAQADILTLHLPLTPATRHMIGAAELAQMKPTALLINTARGGLVDEAALAEALENNSIGGAGFDVVTQEPMPDTHPFMRLMNRPDFILTPHVAWASRQAIQSLADQLVDNINAFVRNDIRNQV, from the coding sequence ATGTCTTCTTCTGCTCGCATTGTCTTTCTTGATCGGGCTACGTTGCCTGACTTTATCGCCCTCAAGGCATTTGAGTTCGAGCACGAAGTGATCGCCTACGACCAGACAGCGCCGGCCGACGTTGCCCAGCGGATTCGGAACGCGCAAATCGTGATTACCAACAAGGTGCCGGTGTCGGCGCAAGACGTGGCGCAGGCGGGCGAGCTCAAATTGGTTGCCGTGGCGGCAACCGGGACCAATATCGTTGATATTGAGGCATGCCGCGACAAGGGTATTGTTGTGACCAATATTCGCAATTATGCAGTCAATACGGTGCCCGAGCATACACTGGCTTTGATTTTTGCACTGCGTCGCAGTTTGCTTCCCTACCATCGCTCGGTCGGACAGGGACGCTGGGCGCAAAGCGGGCAGTTTTGCTATTTTGATTATCCGGTCAGTGATCTGGCCGACAGCACGATTGGTATATTCGGTTCAGGTGCGCTCGGCAGCGCGGTGGCCAGGCGCGCTCAGGCATTGGGCATGAAGGTGCTGTTTGCCGCTCGCAAGGGAGAGACCGAAGTAAAGGAAACGCATACCCCCTTTGAAGAGGTGATCGCACAGGCTGATATCCTCACGCTGCATCTGCCGCTGACCCCGGCAACCCGCCATATGATTGGTGCGGCAGAATTGGCGCAAATGAAGCCGACCGCTCTTTTGATCAACACGGCCAGGGGTGGACTGGTGGACGAAGCCGCACTGGCCGAGGCCCTGGAAAACAACAGTATAGGTGGTGCGGGTTTTGATGTGGTGACCCAGGAACCCATGCCCGATACGCATCCATTCATGCGCCTGATGAACCGACCGGACTTTATCCTGACGCCGCATGTAGCCTGGGCCAGCCGTCAGGCGATTCAGTCGCTGGCGGACCAGTTGGTGGATAACATCAATGCGTTCGTGCGTAACGATATCCGCAATCAGGTTTGA
- a CDS encoding FAD-dependent oxidoreductase — MDVLVLGAGIIGLTTAYYLNRDGYNVTVIERNNDVALETSFANGAQLSYSYVAPLAGPGVMSHVPKWLLDRNSPLRFRPSLDPATLCWNVRFVKACNAAQSNQTTRELLALSFLSRDLYHEMMQQEAISFDHKRAGKLVCIAVAIPSIMPSNNWTFSVHWVASNAPCRSKNVSRWSRPCNACGIT, encoded by the coding sequence ATGGACGTTCTGGTACTTGGGGCCGGCATCATCGGGCTGACAACTGCTTACTATCTCAACCGGGACGGGTACAACGTCACTGTGATTGAGAGAAACAACGATGTTGCGCTGGAGACCAGTTTTGCCAACGGGGCGCAACTGTCATACAGTTACGTTGCGCCACTGGCCGGCCCGGGCGTCATGAGCCACGTGCCCAAATGGCTGCTGGACCGCAACTCACCCCTGCGTTTTCGTCCCAGCCTGGATCCTGCCACCCTGTGCTGGAACGTGCGTTTTGTCAAAGCCTGCAATGCGGCTCAAAGTAACCAGACGACGCGTGAGCTACTCGCCTTGTCGTTTCTCAGCCGTGACCTATATCACGAAATGATGCAACAGGAGGCTATCTCCTTTGACCATAAACGGGCGGGCAAACTGGTGTGCATCGCAGTCGCGATTCCTTCGATCATGCCGTCGAACAACTGGACTTTCAGCGTTCATTGGGTTGCGAGCAACGCGCCCTGTCGGTCGAAGAATGTATCTCGCTGGAGCCGGCCCTGCAACGCATGCGGGATCACCTGA
- a CDS encoding FAD-dependent oxidoreductase: protein MGCEQRALSVEECISLEPALQRMRDHLSGGIFTESEESADCFQLAVALKNILQQRGVTFRFNTTVRQLAADSNRKVSVQTTAGEHLTPDHIVVALACESTALLKPLGIAVPVSPLKGYSLTVPIERAADAPMVSITDYERKVVYARLGERLRIAGMADMVGLNRRIDTSRIEALKQEARNLFPDAGNYDLATLWTGLRPATPKGKPIIDGTRYGNLWLNIGQGALGFTLAPGSASVISHLLRGQALPFGKNVFTLADA from the coding sequence TTGGGTTGCGAGCAACGCGCCCTGTCGGTCGAAGAATGTATCTCGCTGGAGCCGGCCCTGCAACGCATGCGGGATCACCTGAGCGGCGGCATCTTTACCGAAAGCGAAGAAAGTGCAGACTGCTTTCAGCTTGCCGTTGCCCTGAAAAATATTTTACAGCAGCGCGGCGTCACATTCCGATTCAATACCACTGTCCGCCAGCTAGCGGCCGACAGCAATCGCAAAGTGAGCGTGCAGACAACGGCCGGCGAACACCTGACCCCGGATCATATTGTGGTGGCACTGGCATGCGAGAGCACAGCGCTGCTCAAACCGCTGGGCATTGCGGTGCCGGTCAGCCCGCTCAAAGGGTACAGCCTGACCGTGCCGATTGAGCGCGCCGCCGACGCGCCGATGGTCAGCATTACCGATTATGAACGCAAGGTCGTCTACGCTAGGCTGGGAGAGCGCCTGCGCATCGCCGGCATGGCCGACATGGTGGGCTTAAACCGCCGCATCGATACCTCGCGTATTGAAGCGCTCAAGCAGGAAGCCCGCAATCTGTTTCCCGATGCGGGCAATTATGACCTGGCCACGCTCTGGACCGGGCTGCGTCCGGCCACGCCAAAAGGCAAACCCATTATTGACGGCACCCGCTATGGTAACCTGTGGCTCAATATCGGCCAGGGCGCTCTGGGCTTTACCCTGGCGCCGGGGTCTGCAAGCGTCATCAGCCATTTGCTGCGCGGCCAGGCGCTGCCATTCGGCAAAAACGTATTTACGCTGGCCGATGCGTAA
- a CDS encoding TM2 domain-containing protein, with protein sequence MLQKILLPIIVFIIVLIGLTFGEGVFTALAVWLHDITGLVIYNFSDLYYTVSEYVSRHPVKILVALVVTAIVCIWIYKNKDEELTRQASSRKIAIFLAIFLGWLGAHRFYNGQIGMGLLYLIISFIWLPLTVFLSLIDAVRYIFMNDEEYRLRIQSS encoded by the coding sequence ATGCTCCAGAAAATCCTCCTGCCCATTATCGTCTTTATCATTGTCCTGATCGGCCTGACCTTCGGCGAAGGCGTGTTCACCGCGCTGGCGGTGTGGCTGCATGACATCACCGGCCTGGTCATCTATAACTTCTCCGATCTGTATTACACCGTCTCCGAATATGTCTCCCGACATCCCGTCAAAATACTGGTCGCCCTGGTGGTGACGGCGATCGTGTGCATCTGGATATATAAGAATAAGGATGAAGAACTGACCCGCCAGGCAAGCTCCCGTAAAATAGCCATTTTTCTGGCGATTTTCCTGGGCTGGCTGGGTGCGCACCGTTTTTACAACGGCCAGATCGGCATGGGGCTGCTGTATCTGATCATCAGTTTCATCTGGTTGCCACTCACAGTATTTCTGAGCCTGATCGATGCGGTAAGATATATTTTCATGAATGACGAAGAATACCGTCTGCGCATTCAATCGTCATAA
- a CDS encoding T6SS immunity protein Tdi1 domain-containing protein, with amino-acid sequence MNLNDLTIATDNLDQPRLLNHWQWLLPAQVEILLVTKTADCFLLEPETGHILFLDTNDGELEHIASDFDEFRTVLADPEFITDYFSLLLMAPLLETPLPDNAIFALATPPVLGGSFETDELTAVDIYQYFDEMGALWQKLSQIELPDDTADDPDSPADADIGSKKPE; translated from the coding sequence GTGAATCTGAACGACCTGACCATTGCCACGGACAATCTTGATCAGCCGCGGCTGCTGAACCATTGGCAATGGCTGCTGCCCGCCCAGGTCGAAATCCTGCTGGTTACCAAAACGGCAGACTGCTTTTTGCTTGAACCAGAAACAGGTCATATTCTGTTTCTGGACACCAACGACGGTGAACTGGAGCACATTGCCTCCGACTTCGATGAGTTTCGCACCGTGCTTGCCGACCCCGAATTCATTACCGATTATTTTTCGCTACTGCTGATGGCACCGTTGCTGGAAACCCCGCTACCAGACAATGCCATTTTTGCGCTCGCTACACCACCTGTCCTGGGTGGCTCGTTCGAAACCGATGAACTCACGGCGGTTGATATTTACCAATATTTCGACGAAATGGGTGCGCTCTGGCAAAAGCTGAGCCAGATCGAGCTTCCAGACGACACGGCTGATGACCCTGATTCACCCGCGGATGCGGATATCGGCAGCAAAAAACCGGAATAG
- a CDS encoding type III PLP-dependent enzyme domain-containing protein, with product MGGIECYEGNLATDTEKDKPAVDTLMSRCEAVARACDQQQLFDTDEIILSAGGSAIFDLVVPGLKISLERPVRGVLRSGCYITHDHGVYQRHLAKVQEREHLQESLQAALEVWTMVQSVPEPGLALLTCGKRDISYDLTTANLSQGTRA from the coding sequence TTGGGCGGCATTGAATGCTATGAAGGGAACCTGGCCACAGATACAGAAAAAGACAAGCCGGCCGTTGATACACTGATGAGCCGTTGTGAAGCTGTCGCGCGCGCCTGCGACCAACAGCAGCTGTTCGATACCGACGAAATTATTCTTTCGGCCGGCGGCTCGGCCATTTTCGATCTGGTCGTCCCCGGCCTGAAAATCAGTCTGGAACGGCCCGTACGAGGCGTACTGCGCTCCGGATGCTATATCACCCATGATCATGGTGTTTACCAGCGCCATCTGGCCAAAGTGCAGGAGCGCGAACACCTGCAGGAAAGCCTGCAAGCAGCGCTTGAGGTATGGACCATGGTGCAATCGGTGCCGGAACCCGGGCTGGCCCTGCTTACCTGCGGCAAACGCGATATCTCCTATGACCTGACGACTGCCAATTTGTCACAGGGTACGCGCGCGTAG
- a CDS encoding acyltransferase family protein, with translation MQRNAGTDGLKIALAMMVVALHASLFTETAEYLNYIFVNGLLRIAVPTFFIINGFYFYPLVARNRSFSDWARRLAVLYGIWMLLYLPFYWPVHWELARDQIGLLEKLVFGYHHLWYLVGTLGAGAVLYVLRRRSDKYILSSAVALFVVGYVLQALGNYAPIEEGVPGYLLNSGWIFRNFLFFGFPLFAIGYLIAKHRLHKLPRRDPQLLCAIFASVMLLVAESSVHYFLHPAKAGVDMYLSLLLLCPLLFLFFHSRSARLNTDFLSKLSTAIYLTHVFFINILLNTGWMEQGTPLFVMVMFASTIVSALLVWSDRRWNILF, from the coding sequence ATGCAGCGTAACGCGGGAACAGATGGGCTGAAGATAGCATTGGCAATGATGGTGGTCGCCTTGCACGCATCGTTGTTTACCGAGACCGCAGAGTATCTTAATTACATCTTTGTAAACGGTCTGCTTCGCATTGCTGTGCCGACTTTTTTTATCATCAATGGCTTTTATTTCTATCCTCTGGTCGCCCGAAATCGTTCCTTTAGCGATTGGGCCAGGCGTCTGGCGGTGTTATACGGCATCTGGATGTTGCTGTATTTGCCGTTCTATTGGCCGGTACACTGGGAGCTGGCCCGTGATCAGATTGGCCTGCTAGAGAAGCTGGTATTTGGTTATCATCATTTATGGTACCTGGTGGGTACCCTTGGCGCTGGGGCGGTATTGTATGTATTGCGCAGGCGCAGTGATAAGTACATTCTTAGCTCTGCCGTAGCGTTGTTCGTTGTGGGTTATGTGTTGCAGGCACTTGGCAATTATGCGCCGATCGAAGAAGGGGTGCCGGGGTACCTGTTGAATTCCGGCTGGATTTTCCGCAACTTTCTTTTCTTTGGCTTTCCCCTGTTCGCCATCGGGTACCTGATCGCCAAACACCGCCTGCATAAACTGCCTCGGCGTGATCCGCAATTGCTGTGCGCCATATTCGCGTCAGTCATGCTGCTGGTAGCGGAAAGCTCCGTGCACTATTTTCTGCATCCTGCCAAAGCCGGTGTGGATATGTACCTTTCTTTGCTGTTGCTGTGTCCGCTGCTGTTCCTTTTCTTTCACAGCCGCTCAGCAAGATTGAATACAGACTTTCTCTCCAAGCTTTCTACAGCCATTTATCTGACGCACGTATTCTTTATCAATATTTTGCTAAATACAGGCTGGATGGAGCAGGGCACGCCACTGTTTGTCATGGTGATGTTTGCCAGTACGATTGTGTCTGCACTGCTGGTCTGGTCTGATCGCAGGTGGAATATTCTATTCTGA
- a CDS encoding alpha/beta hydrolase, with the protein MIWQTHQYRVFVATPRSAPADKRMPAALYVLDGNAQFPLAINAIDEKWTAMSGNAQLSASLPVIVGLGYPEAKAYPLAARTRDYTYAAPGEAFVAGGGAANFYDFVSSQVIPYIEKQYATDPEHQILSGHSFGGLFALYVLLNHPDAFDTML; encoded by the coding sequence ATGATCTGGCAGACCCACCAATACCGTGTGTTTGTTGCCACCCCACGCTCAGCACCCGCTGACAAGCGAATGCCTGCGGCGCTTTATGTGCTCGATGGCAATGCCCAATTTCCGCTTGCAATCAATGCCATTGATGAAAAATGGACTGCCATGTCAGGTAACGCGCAGTTGTCCGCAAGTTTGCCCGTTATAGTCGGCTTGGGATATCCCGAGGCAAAGGCATATCCACTTGCGGCGCGTACTCGTGACTACACCTACGCCGCACCCGGAGAGGCATTTGTTGCCGGGGGTGGAGCAGCGAACTTCTACGACTTTGTCAGCAGCCAGGTCATCCCCTATATAGAGAAGCAGTATGCGACCGATCCGGAGCATCAGATTCTTTCAGGTCACTCTTTCGGCGGCCTGTTTGCTCTCTATGTATTACTTAATCACCCGGACGCATTTGACACTATGTTATAG
- the folE gene encoding GTP cyclohydrolase I, with protein MKKDNEQQSEQATHPDDRGYISTRIRQRIRQAGARFHANDNIARFIEPGELELLQQEVQEKMQAVLSSLVIDTESDHNTNETAKRVAKMYLREVFVGRYTEAPQVTEFPNIEKLNELMIVGPIQVRSACSHHLCPIMGKVWIGIMPNEHSNLIGLSKYARLVAWLMERPQIQEEAVKHVADLLMKKVNPDGLAVVMDADHFCMQWRGVRDMESRMINSVMRGSFLNDSDLRREFLSLIKAR; from the coding sequence ATAAAAAAGGACAACGAACAACAATCGGAGCAGGCGACGCATCCGGATGACAGGGGTTATATTTCCACACGGATCCGCCAGCGTATTCGCCAGGCCGGCGCCCGCTTTCATGCCAATGACAATATCGCCCGCTTTATCGAACCCGGCGAGCTTGAGCTGCTGCAACAGGAAGTACAGGAAAAAATGCAGGCGGTACTCTCCAGCCTGGTCATCGACACCGAGAGCGATCACAACACCAATGAAACCGCCAAGCGGGTGGCAAAGATGTATTTGCGTGAAGTCTTCGTCGGCCGTTATACCGAAGCACCGCAAGTGACCGAGTTCCCCAACATCGAAAAACTCAATGAGCTGATGATTGTCGGGCCGATTCAGGTGCGCAGCGCCTGCTCTCATCATTTGTGCCCCATCATGGGCAAGGTCTGGATTGGCATCATGCCCAACGAGCACTCCAATCTCATAGGCCTGTCAAAATATGCAAGACTGGTTGCCTGGCTGATGGAACGCCCGCAAATCCAGGAAGAGGCCGTCAAGCATGTGGCAGATTTGCTGATGAAAAAAGTAAACCCGGACGGCCTGGCGGTAGTCATGGATGCCGACCACTTTTGCATGCAATGGCGCGGCGTCAGGGATATGGAATCGCGCATGATCAATAGTGTCATGCGCGGGTCCTTTCTGAATGACTCGGATTTGCGCCGGGAATTTCTGTCGCTGATCAAGGCGCGTTAA